CGCGAACCCCGCGCGGGCGACCTGCTCGGCCAGCCCCTCGGGCCCGTCGTCGGGATAGGCGTCGGTGTCGTTGCTGCAGATGCCGACGCTCGCCAGCCCGACGTCCGCGAGCTTGTCGAGCAGCGGACCGAGCGTGCCCTCGACGTGCTTGACGTAGGGGCAGTGGTTGCACAGAAACGCCACGAGCAGCGCGGGGGCGTCGGCGAAGTCCCCGAGCGAGACCGTGCGCCCGTCGAGCGCGGGCAGGGAGAAGTCGGACGCCGGCGTACCGAGCGGGACCATGTGGGACGGGATGGGCATGTCCGCATCATCGCCGATCCCGGGCGGAGGGCAAGAGAACCGGGGTGAACCCGTTGCCGGCTATGTGAATCTCACCTAGCCTGGAGATCGTCGCCACCCGCCCGGCGGAGGAGCCTGCAATGACGCAGACCGACACCCCGATCGAGTTCGGGGCCGAGACCCTGCCCGACCCGTCCGGTCGCGTGACGCCGTATCGCGACCCGA
This region of Sporichthya brevicatena genomic DNA includes:
- a CDS encoding thioredoxin family protein, which encodes MPIPSHMVPLGTPASDFSLPALDGRTVSLGDFADAPALLVAFLCNHCPYVKHVEGTLGPLLDKLADVGLASVGICSNDTDAYPDDGPEGLAEQVARAGFAFPYLIDATQEVAKAYRAACTPDFFLFDADRRLAWRGQFDGSRPSTGGPVTGDTLREAVELVLAGQPVPEPHQPSAGCGIKWKPGNSPT